In Streptomyces alboniger, the following are encoded in one genomic region:
- a CDS encoding NAD(P)H-binding protein translates to MLMITGATGALGKLVTARLADRDDVVLGTREPAPGERRVDFDDPASLDFTGVDTLLVISAGAAEDDIVIARHDAAISAAEKAGVRHLVYTSLSGDGDHLTYALAHRWTERRLRASSLKWTVLRNGLYAEFLAAIAAPGPDGTIAAPLGTGRLAAVAREDLAEVAVRVATAPAAHEGRTYELVGEHAIGGADLAAALDGSYEPDSLAATRAALIGAGQALSFQVPMLMSTYSAVTAGFLDGTAIARNDLRTLLGRAPRPAIEAYVRAVRG, encoded by the coding sequence ATGCTCATGATCACCGGTGCCACGGGCGCCCTCGGCAAGCTCGTCACCGCCCGCCTCGCCGACCGCGACGACGTCGTCCTCGGCACGCGCGAGCCGGCCCCCGGCGAGCGCCGCGTCGACTTCGACGACCCGGCGTCGCTGGACTTCACCGGCGTCGACACCCTCCTGGTGATCTCCGCGGGCGCCGCCGAGGACGACATCGTCATCGCCCGCCACGACGCCGCGATATCCGCCGCCGAGAAGGCGGGCGTGCGCCACCTCGTCTACACCAGCCTCAGCGGCGACGGCGACCACCTCACGTACGCGCTGGCCCATCGCTGGACCGAACGCAGGCTGCGGGCCTCCTCGCTGAAGTGGACGGTGCTGCGCAACGGCCTGTACGCGGAGTTCCTCGCCGCGATCGCGGCGCCGGGCCCCGACGGGACGATCGCCGCCCCGCTGGGCACCGGCCGCCTCGCGGCGGTGGCCCGCGAGGACCTGGCGGAGGTCGCCGTCAGGGTCGCGACGGCACCGGCCGCACACGAGGGCCGCACCTACGAGCTGGTCGGCGAGCACGCCATCGGCGGCGCCGATCTCGCGGCCGCGCTGGACGGCTCGTACGAACCGGACTCGCTCGCCGCGACCCGCGCCGCCCTGATCGGGGCGGGCCAGGCGCTGTCCTTCCAGGTACCGATGCTGATGAGTACGTACTCGGCGGTCACCGCCGGCTTCCTGGACGGCACGGCCATCGCACGCAACGACCTTCGCACCCTGCTCGGCCGTGCGCCGCGCCCGGCGATCGAGGCCTACGTGCGCGCGGTGCGGGGCTGA
- a CDS encoding winged helix-turn-helix transcriptional regulator, with protein MSAGHTAVTTPAVADPVISCETSQDECGVRDVLDRLGDKWSVYVVVELASGVLRFKELQRRIRGDISQRMLTVTVRRLERDGLVKRTVYPTVPPQVEYELTELGHSLTHLVKALADWSIGHRPDIAAARASYDAAQRDS; from the coding sequence ATGTCAGCAGGGCACACCGCGGTAACCACACCCGCGGTCGCGGACCCGGTGATCAGCTGTGAGACGTCCCAGGACGAGTGCGGGGTCAGGGACGTCCTGGACCGGCTCGGCGACAAGTGGTCCGTGTACGTGGTGGTCGAACTCGCCTCGGGGGTCCTGCGGTTCAAGGAGTTGCAGCGCAGGATCCGCGGCGACATCTCGCAACGGATGCTCACCGTCACCGTGCGCCGCCTGGAGCGTGACGGGCTGGTGAAGCGCACGGTGTATCCGACGGTCCCGCCCCAGGTCGAGTACGAGCTGACCGAGCTGGGCCACAGCCTCACGCACCTCGTCAAGGCCCTCGCCGACTGGTCGATCGGTCACCGGCCCGACATCGCCGCCGCCCGCGCCTCCTACGACGCGGCACAGCGGGATTCCTGA
- a CDS encoding MMPL family transporter, with the protein MATFLYKLGRLAFRRRRYVALLWVALLVGAGVAASTAPAPPEDSFSMPGTESQKAFDLLEKRFPDASADGASARVVIRAPKGEKITSAESKAEVGKMVAAIGKGSQVAGVDDPYKAKTVSKDGTTAYTSVTYKVAAPELTDKSREALTKATDETRDAGMTVETGGDAVMAEQEMGGSAELIGIAISAVVLILTFGSLVAAGMPLLTAIIGVGIGISSIAALGSVLDLSGTTSTLAMMIGLAVGIDYALFIVSRYRAEIAEGRTPEDAAGRATGTAGSAVVFAGLTVVVALSGLAVVNIPILTKMGLAAAGTVVVAVLIALTMIPALLGFAGRKVLRRKDRKKSLSELQDSNAKAKLGTRWARFVLRRPLAVLLVAVVGLGAVAVPAASLELGLPDEGTSAPDSTQRKAYDMLSESFGAGFNGPLMVTVSKDSGVADAAKTVREKLAKVDGVVAVTPPTPNKADNTAILNVVPKTGPSDHKTEELVKSIRSSADEIGPDTGSEVLVTGQTAMTIDFSQTLDDALLPYLGLVVGLAFLLLMLVFRSILVPLKAALGFLLSVAAALGAVVAVFQWGWLADLVGVDQPGPIMSMMPIFMIGVVFGLAMDYEVFLVTRMREAYVHGARPGESVVTGFTHGGRVVAAAAVIMISVFSGFIMENDDMIKMMGFGLAVAVLFDAFVVRMAIVPAVLALLGKSAWWLPRWLDKALPNVDVEGEKLHKALGDTATPEAETDRELQPLGR; encoded by the coding sequence GTGGCTACGTTCCTGTACAAACTAGGCCGCCTCGCCTTCCGGCGACGCCGTTATGTGGCGCTGCTCTGGGTGGCGCTCCTCGTAGGTGCGGGCGTCGCTGCGTCGACCGCTCCCGCCCCGCCCGAAGACTCCTTCTCCATGCCGGGGACCGAGTCGCAGAAGGCCTTCGACCTCCTCGAGAAGCGCTTCCCCGACGCCAGCGCCGACGGCGCGAGCGCCCGCGTCGTCATACGTGCCCCCAAGGGCGAGAAGATCACCTCCGCCGAATCCAAGGCCGAGGTCGGGAAGATGGTCGCGGCCATCGGCAAGGGCTCCCAGGTCGCGGGCGTCGACGACCCGTACAAGGCCAAGACCGTCAGCAAGGACGGCACCACCGCGTACACCTCGGTGACGTACAAGGTGGCCGCCCCCGAACTCACGGACAAGTCGCGTGAAGCCCTCACCAAGGCCACCGACGAGACCCGTGACGCCGGCATGACCGTCGAGACCGGCGGCGACGCGGTCATGGCCGAGCAGGAGATGGGCGGCAGCGCCGAACTCATCGGCATCGCGATCTCCGCGGTCGTCCTGATCCTCACCTTCGGCTCGCTGGTCGCCGCGGGCATGCCGCTCCTCACCGCGATCATCGGCGTCGGCATCGGCATCTCGAGCATCGCCGCCCTCGGCAGCGTGCTCGACCTCTCCGGTACGACCTCCACTCTCGCGATGATGATCGGCCTCGCCGTCGGCATCGACTACGCCCTCTTCATCGTCTCCCGCTACCGAGCGGAGATAGCCGAGGGCCGCACCCCGGAGGACGCGGCGGGCCGGGCCACCGGAACCGCGGGCTCCGCCGTGGTGTTCGCCGGCCTCACCGTCGTCGTCGCCCTCTCCGGCCTCGCGGTCGTCAACATCCCGATCCTCACCAAGATGGGCCTGGCCGCGGCCGGCACCGTCGTGGTCGCCGTCCTGATCGCACTCACCATGATCCCCGCGCTGCTCGGCTTCGCGGGCCGCAAGGTGCTGCGCCGCAAGGACCGCAAGAAGTCCCTGAGCGAGCTCCAGGACTCGAACGCCAAGGCGAAGCTCGGCACCCGCTGGGCGCGCTTCGTGCTGCGCCGCCCGCTCGCCGTCCTGCTCGTCGCGGTCGTCGGCCTCGGCGCCGTGGCGGTCCCGGCCGCCAGCCTCGAACTGGGCCTGCCCGACGAGGGCACGTCGGCGCCGGACAGCACCCAGCGCAAGGCGTACGACATGCTGTCCGAGTCCTTCGGCGCGGGCTTCAACGGCCCGCTGATGGTCACCGTCAGCAAGGACTCCGGGGTGGCGGACGCCGCCAAGACCGTCCGCGAGAAGCTCGCCAAGGTCGACGGGGTCGTCGCCGTGACGCCTCCCACGCCCAACAAGGCCGACAACACCGCGATCCTGAACGTCGTCCCGAAGACCGGCCCGAGCGACCACAAGACCGAGGAACTGGTCAAGTCGATCCGCTCCAGCGCCGATGAGATCGGGCCCGACACCGGCTCCGAGGTCCTCGTCACCGGCCAGACCGCGATGACCATCGACTTCTCGCAGACCCTGGACGACGCGCTCCTGCCCTACCTGGGCCTGGTCGTCGGCCTGGCGTTCCTCCTGCTGATGCTGGTCTTCCGCTCGATCCTGGTCCCGCTCAAGGCCGCGCTCGGCTTCCTGCTCTCGGTGGCCGCCGCGCTCGGCGCCGTCGTCGCCGTCTTCCAGTGGGGCTGGCTCGCGGACCTGGTGGGCGTCGACCAGCCCGGCCCGATCATGAGCATGATGCCGATCTTCATGATCGGCGTGGTCTTCGGTCTCGCGATGGACTACGAGGTCTTCCTCGTGACCCGGATGCGCGAGGCGTACGTCCACGGGGCGCGCCCCGGCGAGTCTGTCGTGACCGGCTTCACCCACGGCGGCCGGGTCGTGGCCGCGGCCGCGGTCATCATGATCAGCGTCTTCTCCGGCTTCATCATGGAGAACGACGACATGATCAAGATGATGGGCTTCGGTCTGGCCGTCGCCGTCCTCTTCGACGCCTTCGTCGTCCGCATGGCGATCGTCCCCGCGGTGCTCGCGCTGCTCGGCAAGTCCGCCTGGTGGCTGCCGCGCTGGCTCGACAAGGCGCTGCCGAACGTGGACGTGGAGGGCGAGAAGCTGCACAAGGCCCTCGGCGACACGGCCACGCCCGAGGCGGAGACCGACCGGGAGCTTCAGCCCCTCGGCAGGTGA
- a CDS encoding epoxide hydrolase family protein has protein sequence MNTSSVRAPARDFRVLVPDDVLDDLRTRLRRTLYTTATDPTYWAAGTDPDYLRDLVTYWADGFDWRAAETALNAFPHRIAEVAGAPVHFVHLRAPRPYGAPAPLPLILSHGWPSSYVEMLGLARRLADPGAHGGDPADAFDVVVPSLPGFLHSGAPKGPFTREGVAGIWHTLMTETLGYRRFGAFGGDIGGGVTQWLGARFPGEVAGVHITSAVVSADFDTDPPTAEEQAYLDHLAAYDADDQGYSEIMCTRPDTLAAALRDSPAGLLAWIIDKYRDWSDCDGDLASRWDKDTLLTVATLYWATGCIGSSFRQYYDYVRHNRPVPPITVPGAVTLSHEPAFAHYPKSLAERVFTDLRHWSTPGNGGHFMAHEEPEQVTRELRAFFRPLRAEG, from the coding sequence GTGAACACCAGCTCTGTGCGAGCCCCTGCCCGCGACTTCCGCGTGCTCGTCCCCGACGACGTCCTGGACGACCTGCGCACACGCCTGCGGCGCACCCTCTACACCACGGCCACCGACCCGACGTACTGGGCCGCGGGCACCGACCCCGACTACCTGCGCGACCTCGTCACCTACTGGGCGGACGGCTTCGACTGGCGAGCCGCCGAGACCGCGCTCAACGCCTTCCCGCACCGCATCGCCGAAGTCGCGGGCGCACCCGTCCACTTCGTTCACCTGCGCGCACCGCGCCCCTATGGCGCCCCCGCGCCGCTGCCGCTGATCCTCAGTCACGGCTGGCCGAGCAGCTACGTCGAGATGCTGGGCCTGGCCCGGCGGCTCGCCGACCCGGGCGCGCACGGCGGCGACCCCGCCGACGCCTTCGACGTGGTCGTGCCCTCGCTGCCCGGCTTCCTCCACTCCGGGGCGCCGAAGGGGCCGTTCACCCGCGAGGGTGTCGCCGGCATCTGGCACACCCTGATGACCGAGACGCTCGGTTACCGGCGCTTCGGCGCCTTCGGCGGTGACATCGGGGGAGGGGTGACGCAGTGGCTCGGCGCCCGCTTCCCCGGCGAGGTCGCGGGGGTGCACATCACCTCCGCGGTGGTCTCCGCCGACTTCGACACGGACCCGCCCACCGCCGAGGAGCAGGCCTACCTCGACCACCTCGCCGCGTACGACGCCGACGACCAGGGCTACAGCGAGATCATGTGCACCCGGCCCGACACGCTCGCCGCCGCGCTGCGGGACTCCCCGGCGGGCCTGCTCGCCTGGATCATCGACAAGTACCGCGACTGGAGCGACTGCGACGGCGACCTCGCGTCCCGCTGGGACAAGGACACCCTGCTGACCGTCGCCACCCTCTACTGGGCCACCGGCTGCATCGGCTCGTCCTTCCGGCAGTACTACGACTACGTACGCCACAACAGGCCGGTGCCGCCCATCACCGTCCCCGGCGCCGTCACCCTCAGCCATGAACCGGCCTTCGCGCACTACCCGAAGAGCCTCGCCGAACGCGTCTTCACCGATCTGCGGCACTGGAGCACGCCGGGCAACGGAGGGCACTTCATGGCACACGAGGAGCCCGAACAGGTCACGCGCGAACTGCGCGCGTTCTTCCGCCCGTTGAGAGCCGAGGGGTGA
- a CDS encoding arylamine N-acetyltransferase family protein — translation MNIEQTDAYLRRIGVARPAAPTSEALRELHLAHLRSVPFENLSIHLGEEIELTDEALVAKIVQARRGGFCYELNGAFAALLTALGFDVTLLQGRVYDDEGRLGIPFDHLALRVRTRDGGEWLADVGFGAHSQLPLVFGERGVQADPGGTFRLVDRAEGDLEVVKDGTPQYLLDRRPRALADFTAGAWYHRTSPDSHFTRSLVCSIVTGEGRVTLSGRTLTSTVDGERQVTEPATEAEVLAAYERHFGIRLEREPSVRGIR, via the coding sequence ATGAACATCGAACAGACCGACGCCTACCTGCGGCGCATCGGCGTCGCGCGCCCCGCGGCGCCCACCTCCGAGGCCCTGCGCGAGCTGCATCTGGCACATCTGCGCAGCGTGCCCTTCGAGAACCTCTCGATCCACCTCGGCGAGGAGATCGAGCTGACCGACGAGGCCCTGGTGGCGAAGATCGTCCAGGCGCGCCGCGGCGGCTTCTGCTACGAACTCAACGGCGCCTTCGCCGCCCTCCTCACGGCCCTCGGCTTCGATGTCACGCTGCTCCAGGGGCGGGTGTACGACGACGAGGGGCGGCTCGGCATCCCCTTCGACCACCTGGCCCTGCGCGTGCGCACGCGGGACGGCGGGGAGTGGCTCGCGGACGTCGGCTTCGGCGCCCACAGCCAGCTGCCGCTCGTGTTCGGTGAGCGGGGCGTGCAGGCCGACCCCGGCGGCACGTTCCGCCTGGTGGACAGGGCGGAGGGGGATCTGGAGGTCGTCAAGGACGGCACGCCGCAGTATCTGCTCGACCGGCGCCCGCGTGCGCTGGCCGACTTCACGGCCGGCGCCTGGTACCACCGGACCTCGCCGGACTCCCACTTCACCCGCTCCCTGGTCTGTTCGATCGTCACGGGCGAGGGCCGGGTCACCCTCAGCGGCCGCACCCTCACCTCCACCGTCGACGGCGAGCGTCAGGTCACCGAGCCGGCCACGGAGGCGGAGGTCCTCGCGGCGTACGAGCGGCACTTCGGCATCCGCCTGGAGAGGGAGCCGAGCGTGCGCGGAATCCGGTGA
- a CDS encoding VOC family protein has protein sequence MPTITPNLWFDTQGEQAAEFYVSVFPNSEIKDVSYYGEGAPRPAGTVLTVDFVLDGAHFTAINGGPDFTFDEAVSFSVDCADQEEVDYYWAKLSEGGEEGPCGWLKDRYGLSWQVVPSALPELLSDPDPERARRAMQAMLGMKKLDVAALHAAADGTE, from the coding sequence ATGCCCACGATCACACCCAACCTCTGGTTCGACACCCAGGGCGAACAGGCCGCGGAGTTCTACGTCTCGGTCTTCCCGAACTCCGAGATCAAGGACGTCTCGTACTACGGAGAAGGCGCCCCGCGCCCGGCCGGCACCGTACTGACCGTGGACTTCGTGCTGGACGGCGCACACTTCACGGCGATCAACGGCGGCCCCGACTTCACCTTCGACGAGGCCGTCTCCTTCTCCGTCGACTGCGCCGACCAGGAGGAGGTCGACTACTACTGGGCCAAGCTCTCCGAGGGCGGCGAGGAAGGGCCCTGCGGGTGGCTCAAGGACAGGTACGGCCTGTCCTGGCAGGTCGTGCCCAGCGCGCTCCCCGAGTTGCTGAGCGACCCGGACCCGGAGCGTGCCCGGCGCGCCATGCAGGCGATGCTCGGCATGAAGAAGCTCGACGTGGCGGCGCTGCACGCGGCGGCCGACGGCACGGAGTAG
- a CDS encoding class I SAM-dependent methyltransferase, whose amino-acid sequence MFTSQGPTLRELAVQALSSTEHGYDLLAPKFDHTPFRTPGRFLTATATALRPLGPFDAGLDVCCGTGAGVETLLPLCRERVTGVDFSAGMLAAAADTVGRLGGEGPSGGRDRHGPVVDWVRADARALPFSEGFDLAVSFGAFGHFLPAERPALLEGVHRALRPGGVFAFPIGAPQPVTSPWHWALLGFDAMMRVRNLLWRPRFVMYYRTFALGGVRADLAGAGFDVRLLPLEEFGRRPDGSPRWRLAVARKA is encoded by the coding sequence ATGTTCACCTCCCAGGGTCCCACGCTGCGCGAGCTGGCCGTTCAGGCGCTCTCGTCCACCGAGCACGGTTACGACCTGCTCGCCCCGAAGTTCGACCACACGCCGTTCCGTACGCCTGGCCGGTTCCTGACGGCGACGGCGACGGCCCTGCGGCCCCTCGGGCCCTTCGACGCGGGACTGGACGTGTGCTGCGGGACCGGCGCCGGCGTGGAGACGCTGCTGCCGCTGTGCCGTGAGCGGGTCACCGGCGTGGACTTCAGCGCGGGGATGCTGGCCGCCGCCGCGGACACGGTGGGCAGGCTCGGCGGGGAAGGGCCGAGCGGAGGGCGGGACCGGCACGGACCCGTGGTCGACTGGGTGCGGGCCGACGCCCGTGCCCTGCCGTTCAGCGAGGGCTTCGACCTGGCCGTCAGCTTCGGCGCGTTCGGTCACTTCCTGCCCGCCGAGCGCCCCGCCCTGCTCGAGGGCGTCCACCGGGCGCTGCGCCCCGGCGGCGTCTTCGCGTTCCCGATCGGCGCCCCGCAGCCCGTCACCTCCCCGTGGCACTGGGCGCTGCTCGGCTTCGACGCGATGATGCGGGTGCGGAACCTGCTGTGGCGGCCGCGCTTCGTCATGTACTACCGCACCTTCGCGCTGGGCGGGGTGCGCGCGGACCTGGCCGGTGCCGGGTTCGACGTGCGGCTGCTGCCCCTGGAGGAGTTCGGCAGGCGCCCCGACGGCAGCCCCCGCTGGCGCCTGGCGGTGGCCCGCAAGGCGTGA
- a CDS encoding GNAT family N-acetyltransferase, which translates to MPPLSTAPELQLLGPEHAPALLAFEEANRAYFAASVPDRGDDYFRDFAARHSALLAEQAEGVCFFHVLVDDAGEVLGRVNLLDVADGSAELGYRIAERATGQGLATRAVRQACDLAVTAYGLTELRASTTLDNPGSRAVLARTGFVPTGEIRLDGRPGTSYVLSL; encoded by the coding sequence ATGCCCCCACTCTCGACTGCCCCTGAACTCCAGCTCCTTGGCCCCGAGCACGCGCCCGCGCTGCTCGCCTTCGAGGAGGCCAACCGCGCCTACTTCGCCGCGTCCGTCCCCGACCGCGGCGACGACTACTTCCGTGACTTCGCGGCACGCCACAGCGCCCTGCTCGCAGAACAGGCCGAGGGTGTCTGCTTCTTCCACGTCCTGGTGGACGACGCGGGCGAGGTGCTCGGGCGGGTCAACCTCCTCGACGTGGCGGACGGCAGCGCCGAACTCGGCTACCGCATAGCCGAGCGCGCCACCGGTCAGGGCCTGGCCACCCGGGCCGTCCGGCAGGCCTGCGACCTCGCCGTCACCGCGTACGGGCTCACCGAACTGCGCGCCTCCACGACGCTCGACAACCCGGGCTCACGAGCCGTGCTCGCCCGCACCGGCTTCGTACCCACCGGGGAGATCCGGCTCGACGGCCGCCCCGGCACCAGCTACGTGCTGTCGCTCTGA
- a CDS encoding alpha/beta hydrolase family protein yields the protein MRRVSRVATTALAILALAAVSPGAAHALPSADAPPPVSPAPPGGGQDLPEGWSLAGEGGGKELVWASPEPVPMGDARVEFYSGDRLLGRPDAARDRRSFRLPLNGARLGAAKKLRVVAGGRRLDEAGSGAVPSTPRPAAPMALPPANDVDPGKAGSYRTVSGAYTLKSARLPGFPEPVEMRAHVVGPADAPGKRPLALFLHGRHYTCYGGGEDAERGEWPCKAGTKPVPSQDGYKRAQKLLASQGYVTVSIAANGINGQDHLAEDGGAQARSSLVRLHLAHWADWAEQRDTAPKAVREIAPADLDRVLLVGHSRGGEGVNRAALDSLYAPPADQDGYRGPVRWKIRGNVLIGPTIFGQNPVPDVPSATILPGCDGDVSDLQGEIYVDGTRRVSGGTALHSALYMVGANHNFFNSEWTPGQAKAPADDDFRSEESDPVCSPDKKTRLTAEQQQAAGATYIAAAARLFVAGDDRARPLLDGSDRRAPSADPARVLSHAVGARRTEAFLPDASTTVRGGRLCAQVDPDNAARACLPPDAKGASPHFAGWETSPEPGRDAVAMRWTRAGAPLRVSPARPVSLAGAKDVALRVIVPPNTTGTRFDIALVDTAGHRVKLGGARVDGLPGSGRTASYWGREVRVPLTAQAREKLDLKRVKTLELTPRSRSGEAWLMDAWGWRPGTPAVKPASLPRVDIGRLTVDEGDSGTRIYRVPVHVSGEGSGKVRLFVPKPGSDEVTHRVVTVRPGAHDIDVPVEVRGDTRYGYDVAHDAFVKAVRGAVVGSHHGGVTARNDDPLPRITLKPVADRVTEGKPLKWRMTLAELVDVDIMAGLTFLPVHRGAELSTLDVDPRWVKDEVGQEPRPGRALSRMSDGESLFLTVPAGKKSVEVYVPTIKDNVREPDESLKAQLFPYDHNWEPQDGGPVVTGTVRNAR from the coding sequence TTGAGACGTGTCTCAAGAGTGGCGACCACGGCGCTCGCGATACTCGCGCTCGCGGCCGTGTCCCCAGGAGCCGCACACGCGTTGCCGTCCGCCGACGCCCCGCCACCCGTGTCGCCCGCCCCGCCCGGAGGCGGCCAGGATCTCCCCGAGGGCTGGAGCCTGGCGGGCGAGGGCGGCGGCAAGGAGCTGGTCTGGGCCTCACCGGAACCGGTCCCCATGGGAGACGCCCGCGTCGAGTTCTACTCCGGGGACAGACTCCTCGGCAGGCCCGACGCCGCGCGGGACCGCCGCTCGTTCCGGCTGCCGCTCAACGGCGCGCGCCTCGGAGCGGCGAAGAAGCTGCGGGTAGTGGCCGGCGGGCGACGCCTGGACGAGGCCGGATCCGGCGCCGTGCCGAGCACCCCGCGCCCCGCGGCCCCCATGGCCCTCCCTCCCGCCAACGACGTCGACCCCGGCAAAGCGGGCAGCTACCGCACCGTCAGTGGCGCGTACACCCTCAAGTCGGCGCGGCTGCCCGGCTTCCCGGAGCCCGTGGAGATGCGGGCCCACGTGGTCGGCCCCGCCGACGCGCCGGGCAAGCGCCCGCTCGCCCTGTTCCTGCACGGCCGTCACTACACCTGTTACGGCGGGGGCGAGGACGCGGAGCGCGGCGAATGGCCCTGCAAGGCCGGCACGAAGCCGGTGCCGAGCCAGGACGGCTACAAGCGGGCCCAGAAGCTGCTCGCGTCCCAGGGATACGTCACCGTGTCCATAGCCGCCAACGGCATCAACGGCCAGGACCACCTCGCCGAGGACGGCGGCGCGCAGGCCCGCTCCTCGCTGGTGCGGCTGCACCTCGCCCACTGGGCGGACTGGGCCGAGCAGCGGGACACCGCTCCGAAGGCGGTCCGCGAGATCGCGCCCGCGGACCTGGACCGGGTGCTCCTGGTCGGCCACTCCCGCGGCGGTGAGGGCGTCAACAGGGCCGCACTCGACAGCCTCTACGCGCCCCCCGCCGACCAGGACGGCTACCGCGGTCCGGTGCGCTGGAAGATACGCGGCAACGTCCTGATAGGCCCGACCATCTTCGGACAGAACCCGGTCCCCGACGTGCCGTCCGCGACGATCCTGCCCGGCTGCGACGGAGACGTGTCCGACCTCCAGGGCGAGATCTACGTCGACGGGACGCGCCGCGTCAGCGGCGGCACCGCTCTGCACAGCGCGCTCTACATGGTCGGCGCCAACCACAACTTCTTCAACAGTGAGTGGACTCCCGGCCAGGCGAAGGCGCCCGCGGACGACGACTTCCGGTCCGAGGAGTCCGACCCCGTGTGCTCGCCGGACAAGAAGACCCGCCTGACCGCCGAGCAGCAGCAGGCCGCGGGCGCCACGTACATCGCCGCGGCGGCCCGGCTGTTCGTCGCGGGCGACGACCGGGCGCGCCCCCTCCTCGACGGTTCCGACCGCCGTGCGCCCTCGGCGGATCCCGCCCGCGTACTGAGCCACGCCGTCGGCGCGCGCCGCACCGAGGCCTTCCTGCCGGACGCCTCGACCACGGTCAGGGGCGGACGGCTGTGCGCCCAGGTCGATCCGGACAACGCGGCCCGCGCCTGTCTGCCGCCCGACGCCAAGGGAGCCTCACCGCACTTCGCCGGCTGGGAGACCTCGCCGGAACCCGGCCGTGACGCGGTGGCGATGCGCTGGACGCGGGCGGGTGCCCCGCTGCGGGTGAGCCCCGCGCGTCCGGTGTCCCTCGCCGGCGCCAAGGACGTGGCGCTGCGGGTGATCGTGCCGCCCAACACCACCGGCACCCGGTTCGACATCGCGCTCGTCGACACCGCGGGCCACCGCGTCAAGCTCGGCGGCGCCCGCGTCGACGGGCTGCCGGGCAGCGGCCGGACCGCCTCCTACTGGGGCCGCGAGGTCCGCGTGCCGCTGACCGCGCAGGCCAGGGAGAAGCTGGACCTCAAGCGGGTGAAGACACTGGAACTCACCCCGCGCAGCCGCTCGGGGGAGGCCTGGCTCATGGACGCCTGGGGCTGGCGCCCCGGCACGCCCGCGGTCAAGCCGGCCTCCCTGCCCCGTGTGGACATCGGCCGGCTGACCGTCGACGAGGGCGACTCCGGGACCCGTATCTACCGCGTGCCGGTGCACGTCTCGGGCGAGGGCAGCGGCAAGGTACGGCTCTTCGTGCCGAAGCCGGGCTCGGACGAGGTCACGCACCGCGTGGTGACGGTCCGCCCCGGCGCCCACGACATCGACGTGCCGGTCGAGGTGCGGGGTGACACCCGCTACGGCTACGACGTGGCACACGACGCGTTCGTCAAGGCGGTGCGCGGCGCCGTGGTCGGCTCCCACCACGGGGGCGTGACGGCACGCAACGACGACCCGCTGCCCAGGATCACCCTGAAGCCCGTCGCCGACCGGGTCACCGAGGGCAAGCCGCTGAAGTGGCGGATGACGCTCGCGGAGCTCGTCGACGTGGACATCATGGCCGGACTCACCTTCCTGCCGGTCCACCGCGGCGCCGAGCTGTCCACGCTCGACGTGGACCCCCGCTGGGTGAAGGACGAGGTCGGCCAGGAGCCGCGCCCGGGGCGGGCGCTCTCCAGGATGTCGGACGGCGAGTCGCTGTTCCTCACCGTGCCCGCGGGCAAGAAGAGCGTGGAAGTGTACGTGCCCACCATCAAGGACAACGTGCGCGAACCGGACGAGTCCCTGAAGGCACAGCTGTTCCCGTACGACCACAACTGGGAGCCGCAGGACGGTGGTCCGGTGGTCACCGGCACGGTCCGGAACGCCCGGTAG
- a CDS encoding DUF3093 domain-containing protein, whose translation MHIYEERLSVPRSWWALVALGGAGLAVGAIPFGPVVAATVATLGMAVAAAIVHAHGRVRILVTPGFLVAGKRTIPIEALGVTEILDEREAFEWRTVRANPYAMLLLRSYVPTALRIELRNSYGGAPYIYVSTRQPMNLAAVLAFSRS comes from the coding sequence ATGCACATCTACGAAGAGCGGCTGAGCGTGCCCCGCTCCTGGTGGGCCCTGGTGGCGCTGGGCGGAGCCGGACTCGCCGTCGGGGCCATTCCCTTCGGTCCGGTCGTCGCGGCGACCGTGGCAACGCTCGGCATGGCGGTGGCCGCGGCGATCGTGCACGCGCACGGCAGGGTGCGCATCCTCGTGACGCCGGGCTTCCTCGTCGCGGGGAAGCGGACCATCCCGATCGAGGCGCTCGGCGTGACCGAGATCCTCGACGAGCGGGAGGCCTTCGAGTGGCGCACGGTCAGGGCGAATCCGTACGCGATGCTGCTCCTGCGCTCCTACGTCCCCACCGCGCTGCGCATCGAGTTGAGGAACTCCTACGGGGGCGCGCCGTACATCTACGTCTCGACGCGCCAGCCGATGAACCTGGCGGCGGTGCTTGCCTTCTCGCGGAGTTGA